In one Streptomyces venezuelae genomic region, the following are encoded:
- the glgX gene encoding glycogen debranching protein GlgX: MRTWTGTPFPLGATYDGEGTNFALFSEVAERVDLILIDDDGTHRSVTLSEVDGFVWHCYLPGVGPGRRYGYRVHGPWNPAEGHRCNPAKLLLDPYARAIEGQMDNDAALFERAADGPGRADSAGHTPLSVVTDPAFSWEGDRPPRRPYAETVVYEAHVRGLTRTHPGVPESLRGTYAGLATEPVIEHLTSLGVTAIELMPVHQYVQDGFLRDRGLSNYWGYTSIGFFAPHNAYAAHGSRGEQVTEFKSMVKALHQAGLEVILDVVYNHTAEGNENGPTLAFRGIDNASYYRLAEDDPAHYFDTTGTGNSLLMRHPNVLQLVMDSLRYWVTEMHVDGFRFDLAATLARQFHDVDRVSAFFDLVQQDPVVSRVKLIAEPWDVGDGGYQVGNFPPLWSEWNGKYRDSVRDFWRGADHTLAEFASRLTGSSDLYQHDRRRPRASVNFVTAHDGFTLRDLVSYDDKHNEANGENNQDGENANRSWNSGVEGPTADEGILELRARRQRNFLATLMLSQGIPMLAHGDELGRTQQGNNNAYCQDSELSWIDWDLTDEQRDLIAFTRRAITLRLGHPVLRRRRFFRGDTATHQGQPLPDLVWLRPDALEMTDQDWQRGDAHAVAVFLNGDAIAEPDAHGRPVVDDSFMLLLNSYREPVVFDLPDAAYGERWTTRIDTTDPTGVADETEHKANAEVTLEPHSLLLLSRPARTSTSVSARSR; encoded by the coding sequence GTGCGCACCTGGACCGGCACCCCCTTCCCCCTCGGCGCCACCTACGACGGTGAAGGGACCAACTTCGCCCTGTTCAGCGAGGTCGCCGAGCGCGTCGACCTCATCCTCATCGACGATGACGGCACGCACCGCAGCGTCACCCTCTCCGAGGTCGACGGCTTCGTATGGCACTGCTACCTGCCCGGGGTCGGCCCCGGGCGGCGCTACGGCTACCGGGTGCACGGCCCCTGGAACCCCGCCGAAGGCCACCGCTGCAACCCGGCCAAGCTGCTCCTCGACCCGTACGCCCGGGCTATCGAGGGCCAGATGGACAACGACGCCGCGCTCTTCGAACGTGCGGCCGACGGGCCGGGGCGTGCCGACAGCGCCGGACACACCCCGCTCTCCGTGGTGACCGACCCGGCCTTCTCCTGGGAGGGCGACCGGCCGCCGCGGCGGCCCTACGCGGAGACTGTGGTGTACGAGGCCCACGTCCGCGGACTGACGCGGACGCACCCCGGAGTGCCCGAGTCGCTGCGCGGCACGTACGCGGGCCTCGCCACCGAGCCGGTCATCGAGCACCTCACCTCGCTCGGCGTGACCGCGATCGAGCTGATGCCGGTCCACCAGTACGTGCAGGACGGCTTCCTGCGCGACCGCGGCCTGTCCAACTACTGGGGCTACACGTCCATCGGCTTCTTCGCCCCGCACAACGCCTACGCGGCGCACGGCTCGCGCGGCGAGCAGGTCACCGAGTTCAAGTCCATGGTCAAGGCGCTGCACCAGGCCGGACTCGAAGTGATCCTCGACGTGGTCTACAACCACACCGCCGAGGGCAACGAGAACGGCCCCACCCTCGCCTTCCGCGGCATCGACAACGCCTCGTACTACCGCCTGGCCGAGGACGACCCGGCGCACTACTTCGACACCACAGGCACCGGCAACAGCCTGCTGATGCGGCACCCCAACGTCCTGCAACTGGTCATGGACTCGCTGCGGTACTGGGTCACCGAGATGCACGTCGACGGGTTCCGCTTCGATCTGGCGGCCACGCTCGCCCGGCAGTTCCACGACGTCGACCGGGTCTCGGCCTTCTTCGACCTGGTCCAGCAGGACCCCGTCGTCAGCCGCGTCAAACTCATCGCCGAACCGTGGGACGTCGGCGACGGGGGATACCAGGTCGGCAACTTCCCGCCTCTGTGGTCGGAGTGGAACGGCAAGTACCGGGACTCCGTACGGGACTTCTGGCGCGGCGCCGACCACACCCTCGCCGAATTCGCCTCCCGGCTGACCGGCTCGTCCGACCTCTACCAGCACGACCGCCGCCGCCCGCGCGCCAGCGTCAACTTCGTCACCGCGCACGACGGATTCACGCTGCGCGACCTGGTCTCGTACGACGACAAGCACAACGAGGCCAACGGCGAGAACAACCAGGACGGCGAGAACGCCAACCGCTCGTGGAACAGCGGCGTCGAAGGCCCCACCGCGGACGAGGGGATCCTCGAACTCCGCGCGCGCAGGCAGCGCAACTTCCTGGCCACCCTCATGCTCTCGCAGGGCATCCCGATGCTCGCCCACGGCGACGAACTCGGCCGCACCCAGCAGGGCAACAACAACGCCTACTGCCAGGACAGCGAGCTCTCCTGGATCGACTGGGACCTCACCGACGAGCAGCGCGACCTCATCGCCTTCACCCGCCGCGCCATCACGCTCCGGCTCGGCCACCCCGTGCTGCGCAGGCGCCGCTTCTTCCGCGGCGACACGGCCACGCACCAGGGGCAGCCGCTCCCCGACCTGGTGTGGCTGCGGCCCGACGCCCTGGAGATGACGGACCAGGACTGGCAGCGCGGCGACGCGCACGCCGTCGCCGTCTTCCTCAACGGCGACGCCATCGCGGAGCCCGACGCCCACGGCAGGCCGGTGGTCGACGACTCCTTCATGCTCCTGCTCAACAGCTACCGGGAACCGGTCGTCTTCGACCTGCCGGATGCGGCGTACGGCGAGCGCTGGACGACGCGGATCGACACCACGGATCCCACCGGGGTGGCGGACGAGACGGAACACAAGGCGAACGCCGAAGTCACCCTGGAGCCGCACAGTCTGCTCCTGCTGTCCCGTCCCGCCCGCACGTCGACGTCGGTCAGCGCACGGTCACGGTGA